A section of the Spirosoma pollinicola genome encodes:
- a CDS encoding nuclear transport factor 2 family protein encodes MEENEINTLIAEHFTVWSDRNGLTRRAAIEKLYSQDSLVIAHYRFDGLPNIDAYIGDLLAERPDYRFAQRTPVESHHNIARVNWQFGPPADPARVTGQDIFTFEAGKIQSLLVFLDRKKNQ; translated from the coding sequence ATGGAAGAAAACGAAATAAATACGTTAATCGCGGAGCACTTTACCGTATGGAGCGACCGAAACGGGTTAACCCGAAGAGCGGCCATCGAGAAGTTATACAGTCAGGATAGTTTAGTCATTGCTCATTACCGATTTGATGGCCTGCCAAACATCGATGCTTATATTGGCGATCTGCTGGCTGAACGACCCGATTACCGCTTTGCGCAACGGACACCCGTCGAATCGCATCATAACATAGCCCGAGTGAACTGGCAATTCGGACCACCCGCTGATCCGGCACGGGTTACGGGCCAGGACATTTTTACCTTCGAAGCGGGGAAGATTCAGTCACTGCTGGTTTTTCTGGATAGAAAGAAAAACCAGTAA
- a CDS encoding Crp/Fnr family transcriptional regulator — MNTEPFDELASYIKSKIAIREEELEHIRLYSVIKKLKKKQFLLQQGDVWQLNVFVASGCLRIYSVDDKGTEHILNFAVENGWTGDRASLLSGKPSTFNIDAVEDSVLVIIKEEHFERLRREIPLFDQMVNEILHRGFIAAQQRIHAAISYSAEEKYLHFLRKYPSLNTRLPQSMIASYLGISAETLSRMRNKVARKR; from the coding sequence ATGAATACTGAGCCTTTTGATGAATTAGCCAGCTATATAAAAAGCAAAATCGCTATCCGGGAGGAAGAACTGGAGCACATCCGGTTATACAGCGTGATAAAAAAGCTGAAAAAGAAACAATTTCTTTTGCAGCAAGGAGACGTCTGGCAACTGAATGTTTTTGTGGCCAGTGGCTGTTTACGCATTTATTCCGTCGATGATAAAGGCACGGAACATATCCTCAATTTTGCGGTAGAGAACGGGTGGACCGGAGACCGGGCAAGCCTCCTTTCGGGCAAGCCATCTACCTTTAACATCGACGCGGTAGAAGATTCTGTCTTAGTCATCATCAAAGAAGAACATTTTGAGCGACTTCGAAGGGAGATACCCTTGTTTGACCAGATGGTCAACGAGATCTTACATCGGGGGTTTATAGCCGCTCAGCAACGTATTCATGCCGCCATCAGTTACAGTGCGGAAGAAAAATACCTTCATTTTTTAAGGAAGTACCCCAGCCTCAATACTCGCCTGCCGCAAAGTATGATTGCGTCTTATCTGGGCATCAGTGCCGAAACACTAAGCCGAATGAGGAATAAGGTTGCCCGAAAGCGATAA
- a CDS encoding barstar family protein gives MVKRIEIDGNSINDIASFYEEINRVCMIGESWLIGHSLDAFNDLLFAGYGTLQGAQSVELVWHHMDHSRNALGYQTTRAYYLEKLRPGSPYNKIMFNEKLEALERGNGETYFNTILSIIAEHPNIKLICD, from the coding sequence ATGGTCAAACGGATAGAAATTGATGGCAACTCAATCAACGATATAGCCTCCTTTTATGAGGAGATCAACCGGGTATGTATGATTGGAGAAAGCTGGTTGATCGGTCATAGCCTCGACGCGTTCAATGATTTGCTGTTTGCGGGCTATGGCACCCTGCAAGGAGCCCAATCGGTTGAGTTAGTCTGGCATCATATGGATCATAGCCGGAACGCATTAGGCTATCAGACGACCCGAGCTTATTATCTGGAAAAGCTGCGGCCTGGATCGCCCTATAATAAAATCATGTTTAATGAAAAGCTGGAAGCCCTTGAGAGAGGCAATGGCGAAACGTACTTTAACACTATCCTGTCCATTATTGCCGAGCATCCAAACATCAAATTAATTTGTGATTGA
- a CDS encoding nuclear transport factor 2 family protein produces the protein MNSMKTAKELLLDYLHSINDADKAIELFAEDATLELPYLATLGMPWQWHGKDVLYQFLKNLPKTFPGFEFENIRIHIDTPDQAFGEYDVRCQVAATGRPYHQTYMGRLIAEQGKIKLLREALDMAQVAKSMFPNGIADLAGR, from the coding sequence ATGAATTCAATGAAAACCGCAAAAGAACTGCTGCTAGATTATCTTCATTCGATTAACGATGCCGACAAGGCGATTGAGCTCTTCGCGGAGGATGCCACCCTTGAGTTACCTTATTTAGCTACGCTGGGGATGCCCTGGCAATGGCACGGAAAAGACGTCCTCTACCAATTCCTGAAAAACCTGCCCAAAACCTTTCCTGGTTTTGAGTTTGAGAATATTCGGATCCATATCGATACGCCCGATCAGGCTTTTGGGGAATACGATGTCCGGTGTCAAGTGGCGGCAACCGGTCGGCCTTACCATCAAACGTATATGGGTCGATTAATAGCTGAACAGGGTAAGATTAAACTACTGCGAGAGGCACTGGATATGGCACAGGTGGCCAAAAGCATGTTTCCGAACGGAATCGCTGATCTGGCCGGGAGATAG
- a CDS encoding alpha/beta hydrolase, with protein MKTIVLLLTAAFNNRPMRLYHFLFFCLLALTTKAYKPEPEYWTRPDSLGLTYVEKRLITPDKAQLLSWFLPTSSLKPLKKTLIIAYAATGNMANCVYYANEFLKAGFDVVLFDYRGFGHSSPFEIDPKRLYYTEFVTDFQTAIKAAKTQFPTNKVGVLSFSLSTLLATLAYQQESFDFMIGEGYVRDPIAVVAYWKRVADRELTLPTGVEAYPNATRKLKCPLLLLAGTNDEITPLSTSQAVAAQRPNRSLLTYEGDHLQGTTVWKERVFADGYVRRIKEFAEKI; from the coding sequence ATGAAAACAATTGTCCTGCTACTAACGGCTGCATTTAATAATCGGCCAATGAGACTGTATCATTTTCTATTCTTCTGCTTGCTAGCCTTGACCACTAAGGCCTATAAACCAGAACCGGAGTATTGGACACGGCCTGATTCACTAGGATTGACATACGTTGAGAAGCGATTGATTACGCCGGATAAAGCACAATTACTGTCGTGGTTCTTACCGACCTCCTCACTAAAACCGTTAAAAAAGACGTTAATCATTGCGTATGCCGCCACCGGTAACATGGCCAATTGTGTCTATTACGCCAATGAGTTTTTGAAGGCTGGCTTTGATGTTGTGTTATTTGATTATCGCGGCTTTGGCCATAGTTCCCCCTTCGAGATAGATCCTAAACGCTTGTACTATACTGAGTTTGTAACTGACTTTCAGACAGCCATTAAAGCGGCTAAAACGCAGTTCCCGACCAACAAGGTCGGGGTTTTATCGTTTTCACTAAGCACGCTTTTAGCGACGCTGGCTTATCAACAGGAGTCCTTTGATTTTATGATCGGTGAAGGGTATGTACGTGATCCAATCGCTGTTGTTGCATACTGGAAGCGGGTAGCGGATCGGGAGCTTACTTTACCTACAGGAGTGGAGGCTTATCCAAATGCAACTCGTAAGCTGAAGTGTCCCTTGCTACTACTTGCCGGCACCAACGATGAAATAACCCCACTTTCCACCAGCCAGGCGGTGGCTGCACAACGACCGAATCGCAGCCTTTTGACTTATGAGGGCGATCATTTGCAAGGCACCACTGTGTGGAAAGAGAGGGTGTTTGCTGATGGCTACGTTCGGCGAATCAAGGAGTTTGCAGAGAAAATTTGA
- a CDS encoding NADPH-dependent F420 reductase — MKKTVGIIGAGNLAQTVATYLIRSGYAVTLSNTNTDKLSAIVRSLGTGATAGSVTEAAAADIVFLALPWLSVPELASRINSWDNRIVVDATNHFISPDFQVADLNGRTSTEVVSDYLPGARVVKAFNTLYFKLLEQPPQQTGGRRVLFLSGNDPEANAEVGSLIEEFGFAAVNLGSLSVGGQLQQAKGPLASLNIIKV; from the coding sequence ATGAAAAAAACAGTTGGGATTATAGGAGCGGGTAACCTCGCCCAGACCGTCGCTACGTATCTTATTCGCTCTGGCTATGCGGTTACCTTGAGCAATACAAACACCGACAAGCTTTCGGCAATTGTCCGTTCCCTGGGCACGGGGGCAACAGCAGGTTCAGTAACCGAAGCGGCCGCTGCCGACATTGTCTTTTTAGCCCTTCCCTGGTTGAGCGTACCCGAGTTGGCTAGTCGCATCAATTCATGGGACAATCGGATCGTTGTGGATGCGACCAATCATTTCATCAGTCCTGATTTTCAGGTTGCCGACTTAAACGGGCGCACTTCTACCGAAGTGGTCTCGGACTATCTTCCCGGGGCCCGAGTGGTCAAAGCCTTCAACACGCTTTACTTTAAGCTTTTAGAACAGCCCCCGCAACAAACCGGAGGCAGACGCGTGCTTTTCCTGTCAGGCAATGATCCGGAAGCGAATGCCGAAGTAGGTAGTCTTATTGAGGAATTTGGTTTTGCGGCCGTCAATTTAGGCTCCCTTTCGGTGGGTGGCCAACTGCAGCAGGCTAAAGGCCCTCTTGCTTCCTTGAATATTATTAAAGTTTAA
- a CDS encoding DUF2254 domain-containing protein codes for MNTRFRQYWQQLQESLWFVPGLMVLTSFGMAYGLVEFDATTNWQGAKRYPFLFGNGADGARGMLSAIAGSMLTVATLAFSLTLATISQVSSQYSPRVLRNFMRDRVNQVVMGYFVSVFAYCLIVLGTIRGTDEIKFVPATAVLVGLLLALGGVAALIFFIHHIAESLQTGTIVQRVFQEIDHAIIDLFPEQFGQPIDDPAKAKAALAYADEQVGWQPVLSKKTGYLQQINTEELLNWAKRHRVVLRIERPMGAFVGNGTVLFSVRSGMERPDPTEVDWPDDLMNYVSIGRHRNIEQDVGFGIQQLVDITLKALSPGINDTTTAIMAIDYLGAIGERLAKREFPARLRSDGQHLRVLVRADDFESYMRLAFDLPRINAKGNFAVFRRLLRALALVASAACSRDRLPVLREQASLLLTYAKETLTTDYEKKQVQELYKKLMETWP; via the coding sequence ATGAATACCCGATTTCGTCAGTATTGGCAGCAACTTCAGGAATCACTTTGGTTTGTGCCGGGTCTGATGGTATTGACCTCTTTTGGCATGGCCTATGGCTTGGTGGAGTTTGATGCAACAACAAACTGGCAGGGGGCCAAGCGTTATCCGTTTCTGTTTGGCAACGGCGCCGATGGAGCCAGAGGCATGCTCTCAGCCATTGCAGGTTCCATGCTCACCGTTGCCACGCTGGCTTTTTCGCTTACACTGGCAACGATTTCACAGGTTAGCAGCCAGTATTCGCCCCGAGTACTTCGAAATTTCATGCGCGACCGTGTCAATCAGGTTGTTATGGGCTATTTCGTAAGTGTATTTGCCTACTGTTTGATTGTTCTTGGCACTATTCGCGGAACCGACGAAATTAAGTTTGTTCCGGCCACGGCGGTACTGGTTGGGTTACTGTTAGCCCTGGGTGGTGTGGCTGCCTTGATTTTCTTTATTCATCATATTGCCGAATCACTCCAGACAGGCACCATTGTTCAGCGTGTTTTTCAGGAAATCGACCACGCTATTATTGATCTGTTTCCCGAGCAGTTTGGCCAACCCATCGATGATCCGGCTAAAGCCAAAGCCGCCCTGGCCTATGCCGACGAACAGGTTGGCTGGCAACCCGTTCTCTCGAAAAAAACGGGTTATCTGCAACAGATTAATACTGAGGAATTGCTGAATTGGGCAAAACGCCATCGCGTGGTTTTGCGTATTGAACGCCCGATGGGCGCTTTCGTAGGCAACGGTACCGTGCTATTCAGCGTGCGTAGCGGCATGGAACGACCCGACCCAACGGAAGTCGACTGGCCAGATGATTTGATGAACTATGTTAGCATTGGTCGGCACCGTAACATCGAGCAGGATGTAGGGTTTGGCATTCAGCAATTGGTCGATATTACACTGAAAGCCCTTTCTCCCGGCATTAATGACACAACTACGGCTATTATGGCAATTGACTACCTGGGGGCCATTGGTGAACGATTGGCCAAACGCGAGTTTCCGGCGCGGCTACGTTCCGACGGGCAACACCTGCGTGTGCTGGTCCGTGCCGACGATTTTGAGAGCTACATGCGGCTGGCCTTCGATTTACCCCGAATCAATGCCAAAGGAAACTTTGCCGTATTCCGACGATTATTGAGAGCCCTTGCGCTGGTAGCCTCAGCGGCCTGTTCCCGTGACCGCTTGCCTGTACTGAGGGAACAGGCAAGCTTGCTGTTGACCTATGCGAAAGAAACGTTGACCACCGACTACGAGAAGAAACAGGTTCAGGAATTATACAAAAAACTCATGGAAACGTGGCCATAA
- a CDS encoding aminotransferase class IV codes for MDAYAYLNGEFLPLAETRLQVTDLAFLRGYGIFDFLRVVKGHPIFVDDHLDRFEQAAKVMGLQMPESRECLQQLIAELIQLNPHELLGLKMILTGGYSADGFTPAEQPNLLAWASPFSFPDAALGVSLMSYEYHREIPGVKTLSYLPPIQMLPQLKRQATDDYLYYWNGLISESSRSNVFIVKNQTVSTAATGILPGITRKHVLSVCQGIFAVEERAIQLAEVFAADEVFITSSNQRIMPVRQIDQHVLPQPYPGPVTRKLQALFLEREGMQRVAVNR; via the coding sequence ATGGACGCCTACGCTTATTTGAACGGTGAGTTCCTACCCCTGGCAGAGACCCGCCTTCAGGTCACTGACCTGGCTTTTCTGCGGGGGTACGGCATCTTTGATTTTTTGCGGGTTGTAAAAGGCCACCCCATTTTCGTCGATGACCACCTGGACCGTTTTGAGCAGGCCGCCAAGGTCATGGGTTTACAGATGCCCGAAAGCCGGGAGTGTCTGCAGCAACTGATTGCCGAGTTGATTCAGTTAAACCCGCATGAGCTATTGGGCCTTAAAATGATTCTGACGGGTGGCTATTCAGCGGATGGGTTTACCCCGGCTGAGCAACCGAATTTGCTGGCTTGGGCCAGTCCATTCAGTTTCCCCGATGCCGCCTTGGGGGTAAGCTTGATGTCCTACGAATATCATCGGGAGATTCCGGGGGTTAAAACGCTCAGTTACTTGCCCCCCATCCAAATGCTGCCACAATTAAAGCGTCAGGCCACGGATGACTATTTATACTATTGGAACGGCCTTATCTCAGAGTCGTCGCGGAGCAACGTCTTTATCGTTAAAAACCAAACGGTGAGTACGGCTGCCACTGGTATCTTACCGGGCATTACCCGAAAACATGTCTTATCGGTCTGTCAGGGAATTTTTGCCGTCGAAGAACGAGCCATTCAGCTAGCGGAAGTTTTTGCGGCAGACGAAGTGTTTATTACCTCCAGCAACCAACGGATTATGCCGGTTCGCCAAATTGATCAGCACGTATTACCCCAACCCTACCCGGGACCAGTGACCCGAAAGCTGCAGGCTCTCTTTCTGGAAAGGGAGGGTATGCAACGGGTAGCCGTAAACAGGTAG
- a CDS encoding glycoside hydrolase family 97 protein, with amino-acid sequence MINGLMYKVLPVLAGAIFLFSGFDAASQSMDLSSKLGPNKITLSLTKNGELRYRVTRRDKIIIADSPLGLTCDDQNFTSGLSLVSVSPTEVRREIYNLTVGNVKTINHALERKSITVKNRSGALMIIDLVNGQEGVAFRYRFPDQDKKLRVINAEITGFQIEKKARGWLQPYNKAGKVTPGYEDFYVNIHPGDSISNPRNPSVGWCMPALFQVNEKKSWVLLAESGTDGSFPGCHLQPDSKGGLYKIAFAEKDEKYNLPLGNDNRPTFSLPWTMPWRVIIMGDQAGDILLSSLITDLAPASKLDDTSWIEPGKATWSWWSHPEDQSPDMYNTFTDLAASVGFGYTLFDAGWEKANAEGGIIAKATAKGIKPMVWAYSAAYFDAEKRRSKFKELAAMGVKGVKIDFWCSDRQEVMACFQSLFEDAANEHLLVNLHGTTVPRGWHRTWPNFMTAEAVLGTEHYFYEARYPALAAEQNTVLPFTRNVAGPTDYTPFALTIRKFPRLNTAIHELATAMIYTSGIINFADSKEIFDSLPLPVRQLLKDMPATWDKTESIVAEPGEQIILSRQKDRLSYIVGINGTNKAVPVKLNLVKYAKGFSKFRVISEGENPLMSFKTETYPITSTWQYVFAPKGGFIIQFTNE; translated from the coding sequence ATGATCAATGGATTGATGTACAAAGTGCTGCCCGTTTTAGCCGGTGCAATTTTTCTTTTCAGCGGTTTCGACGCAGCGAGCCAATCGATGGACCTCAGTTCGAAGCTTGGACCAAATAAAATTACCTTGTCGTTGACCAAAAATGGCGAATTGCGGTACAGGGTAACACGCCGGGATAAAATCATAATCGCCGATTCTCCGCTTGGCCTCACCTGCGACGATCAGAATTTTACGTCCGGGCTCTCCCTCGTTAGCGTTTCACCCACCGAGGTAAGAAGGGAGATATACAATTTGACGGTAGGCAACGTCAAAACGATAAATCATGCGCTTGAACGTAAAAGTATAACGGTCAAAAATAGGTCGGGCGCGCTCATGATCATTGATTTGGTGAACGGACAGGAGGGCGTTGCTTTCCGCTACCGGTTTCCTGATCAGGATAAGAAACTACGCGTAATCAATGCCGAGATTACAGGATTCCAGATTGAAAAAAAAGCCAGGGGCTGGTTGCAGCCTTATAACAAAGCGGGAAAGGTTACCCCAGGCTATGAAGATTTTTATGTCAACATACATCCCGGCGACTCAATCAGTAATCCCCGTAACCCATCTGTAGGGTGGTGCATGCCTGCTCTTTTCCAGGTAAATGAGAAGAAAAGCTGGGTTTTACTAGCTGAATCCGGAACGGATGGGTCGTTTCCAGGTTGTCATCTGCAACCCGACTCAAAGGGTGGGTTATACAAGATCGCTTTTGCTGAAAAAGATGAAAAATATAACCTTCCTTTGGGCAACGACAACCGGCCAACATTCAGCCTTCCCTGGACGATGCCCTGGCGGGTAATCATCATGGGTGATCAGGCCGGGGACATCCTGCTGTCAAGCCTGATTACGGATTTGGCTCCTGCCTCTAAACTTGACGATACATCCTGGATCGAACCGGGAAAAGCCACCTGGTCATGGTGGTCACATCCCGAGGATCAATCCCCTGACATGTACAACACATTCACGGATCTAGCGGCCTCTGTCGGGTTTGGGTATACACTGTTTGACGCTGGCTGGGAGAAAGCCAACGCAGAAGGGGGCATCATTGCCAAGGCGACAGCCAAGGGCATCAAACCCATGGTGTGGGCCTATTCAGCTGCCTATTTCGACGCAGAAAAACGAAGATCGAAATTTAAAGAATTGGCGGCTATGGGCGTCAAAGGGGTTAAAATCGACTTCTGGTGCTCAGATCGGCAGGAGGTGATGGCCTGTTTCCAGTCACTTTTTGAAGATGCCGCCAACGAGCATTTACTGGTCAACCTGCATGGCACAACTGTTCCCAGAGGCTGGCATCGAACCTGGCCAAATTTCATGACAGCCGAAGCGGTATTAGGAACGGAACATTATTTTTACGAAGCTAGATATCCGGCTTTAGCCGCCGAACAGAATACCGTATTGCCATTCACCAGAAATGTAGCCGGTCCAACAGACTACACCCCGTTTGCCCTGACCATCCGAAAATTTCCCCGATTGAACACGGCGATTCATGAGCTGGCTACGGCTATGATCTATACGTCGGGGATTATTAATTTTGCGGATTCAAAAGAGATATTTGATTCACTCCCTTTGCCGGTTCGACAATTATTGAAAGACATGCCTGCAACCTGGGATAAAACGGAAAGTATTGTTGCTGAGCCAGGGGAGCAAATAATCCTCTCCCGGCAGAAGGACCGCCTTTCTTACATTGTAGGAATCAATGGTACGAATAAAGCAGTACCAGTCAAACTGAATCTGGTCAAGTATGCTAAGGGCTTTTCTAAATTCAGAGTCATCAGCGAAGGCGAAAATCCATTGATGAGCTTTAAAACGGAAACATACCCAATCACGTCTACCTGGCAATACGTTTTTGCGCCCAAAGGAGGCTTTATTATCCAGTTTACAAATGAGTAA
- a CDS encoding alpha/beta hydrolase family protein, producing the protein MKFFQISAYLIFSAINSLYAQSTPRAVGSYAVFTIPFEGDSVTFAVVAKPGELKAKKSVFLFRQGSLPIPLFTINPKNNRPSLTELPISCYDHESDYYSIMIAKPGVPVIENDAYLDTLFTTRNNPKPAMYPPQYQAHNYLDYYVRQTNAVLKFVLQQPWADAKRVVLAGGSEGYGVAIKTAYANPTVTHLIAFSGFLDGRQQGIIREERMKGYTGEYTQEQAQQSVEGLQQQWSQICADSLNTSAKVGDPNRTHYSFSIDFRGYLLALTIPILIIYGTADIGATSNDVLPLEFAKRGKKNLEIKAYPNHDHTFYKLTFDDKGKVISKVYNGVAVEKDYFQWLKEH; encoded by the coding sequence GTGAAGTTCTTCCAGATTTCCGCTTACCTAATTTTCTCGGCAATTAACAGCCTGTATGCCCAATCTACGCCACGGGCGGTTGGGAGTTATGCCGTCTTTACCATTCCTTTCGAGGGCGATTCGGTCACATTTGCCGTCGTTGCTAAGCCTGGCGAGCTGAAAGCCAAAAAGTCGGTTTTTTTGTTTCGACAAGGTTCACTTCCAATTCCACTTTTCACTATCAATCCCAAAAATAATCGGCCTTCGTTAACGGAGTTGCCGATTAGTTGCTACGATCATGAATCGGACTACTATAGCATCATGATTGCCAAGCCAGGTGTTCCAGTTATTGAGAATGATGCCTATTTAGATACCTTGTTTACTACGCGAAATAACCCTAAACCAGCTATGTATCCACCCCAGTACCAGGCTCATAATTACCTGGACTACTATGTACGTCAGACTAACGCAGTTCTGAAATTTGTGCTTCAGCAACCCTGGGCTGATGCTAAACGAGTGGTGTTGGCGGGTGGTTCGGAAGGGTACGGTGTGGCGATCAAGACCGCTTACGCCAACCCTACAGTGACTCACTTGATTGCTTTTTCCGGCTTTCTGGATGGTCGCCAACAAGGCATTATACGGGAGGAACGGATGAAAGGGTATACAGGGGAATATACACAGGAGCAGGCGCAGCAAAGTGTAGAAGGATTACAGCAACAGTGGAGCCAGATTTGTGCTGACTCCTTAAACACATCGGCTAAAGTGGGGGATCCAAATCGGACGCACTATTCGTTCTCGATTGACTTTAGAGGCTATCTGCTGGCATTGACGATACCCATTTTAATCATCTATGGTACGGCCGATATAGGAGCTACCTCGAATGATGTTTTACCGCTTGAATTTGCCAAGCGGGGCAAGAAAAACTTAGAAATCAAAGCTTATCCCAATCACGATCACACCTTTTACAAGCTAACGTTTGATGATAAAGGCAAGGTCATCAGCAAAGTTTACAACGGGGTAGCCGTTGAAAAAGATTATTTTCAATGGTTAAAGGAGCATTAG